The Clarias gariepinus isolate MV-2021 ecotype Netherlands chromosome 26, CGAR_prim_01v2, whole genome shotgun sequence sequence GGTGAATTCATGTGTGACAATGAATCCTCACACTCCCAGAATCACTCTTTCACATTTTGAGTGAGTCCTGGAATATCAGCAAAGGATAAAGTCTCCATAGATTTGATGTGATGgcagggtggtgtagtggttagcactgttgcctcgcacctccagggttcgattcccggccaggcttgattcctgtctctgtgtgcatagagtctgcatgttctccccgtgattggtgggtttcctccgggcactccggtttcctcccacattccaaaaacatgtagGGATGGTTAATTAAtattcccaaattggccgtagtgtgtgaatgagtgtgtgtgtgccatgcgatagattggtaccctgtccagggtgtaccctgcctcgtggcCAATATCtgctgggataggctacaggccctccgtaaccctgaatacaggataaagcggtatggacGATGATTTAATGTGATGTGATatgtcattcagtacattcaggtcgttagcttgcttcattttattgtcaaataaataagtttcttgatctagacctgaccaactgaagcaaccccagatcataacactgcctccagagtctTGTCAGTTGTGAATAGTTAGGGGAGTCACCTCCAGATACGATATCACGATACCTGggtgctgatttaattttttttttttttttttttttgccacataacattgttgCGTGTAGACCTGACCATctgaagtaaccccagatcatattTCAGGCTACAGAGGCTTGCATAGTCTGCACTGTGttagagatgttttttttaatggtaattGTAAAAGTTATGAATAGTTATTCTTTTGTGTGCtgattcatgtatcgccacattGACTCCAGTTGATCAGCCATGACCAATCTGTTTGACGTAATTGATTCTGTACCGAGTGCACTGGCTCCCGAATAGTGCAACAGAAAATAATTTATCTATTAAAAGTTGCATATGTTAAAAATCTGGGATTgccctttttctccaaactctgcgAGCGAATTAGTCTCTGACTGGCGATTCTCATTCCTACTATACTTGATGGGTGCaccgcttcatgcgcttcccttcttaccctgacacagtCAGGTCGCTCCGGAATACACTTAATCTggactcaatctggactcattagaccatGTGGCCTTTTTTCATTACattaaagtccaatctttatactTCCTAGCAAAattaagttgttgtttttttctgttaagtctcactaacaagtggttttcttgtgGCCATGCAGCTGTTTAGTCACATCGCATTGTGTGTGtctatggaaatgctcttacgtccactattaaacatacagtaacttctgtcattttttttattatgcatctTTACTAAGAATATAAGTGATCTCCACATTTCTTTGATAAAGTTGATGGTGAAGCACAGgtttaacccagttccagtaatttcaaacctccttagttgttttctttgcttgatgcagggcAATAATTTGTCTCTTTTGAAAGgttgcctttttttgtttggccATTTAGTGTAGTAAATGTATGTTACAGAGACCATTCCCTTAATCTTTCAACAACCGATACATTTACATAACTTTGTTTTGGTGAACGTTCTCCTAATATTTTGGAAACGTCGTTTAACCATCTTACTGGGAACCATGAGATGATTAGGAGAATGTCCTCTTAGAatacaataattttaataagTCTAGCCTATCAGGAATCTTGAACTGACCAGGGATCTTTTGGAGAACGCTCCGTCAATATAACATCCCAGGGATTGGGAATGGAACCCTGAACTTACCAGAGGTCGTTCAAAGAATGTAATCTTAACCTTGAACAAGCCAGATGTAGTTCATGGAATGTTCTCGTAAGATTTTGGTAATCATTGTATAATTCGAATCTCAGGAACCTTGTGCAAGCCTAGGAAAACTTTGTAGAAGGTTCACCTAACATTCtgataatgtttaaataattatgtttcaGACATCTTAAACTAACCAGAGATGGTTCGGAGAATGTTTGCTTAACTTTTGGGTaacctttaaataattgtaacttTGCAAGAACCTTGAATTATTCAGAAATGGTTAGTGGAATGTTCCTCTAAGGTTCTGGCCAACTTTTCagaatctttaaattttttattattagtgttcTAACAGATAATAACAGAGATTGTTCTGTTAGCATTCTGGTATCCTTTTAAATCTCTctttttccatccatccatccatccatccatccatccatccatccataacaTGAGATGGTTTAGAAAATGTTCTGGTCAACTTTTAAATACCCCAAATCCCTTAAGAACATTGCAGAATTTTCTCAGGATGTTTGAGAACCATTGTCTCAGGATGTTTAAGAGAACGTTCCTCTAATGTTCTAGGACCCGGCAAACTTCTCTAGCACCTCATGTCGACAGCGGCCTTTAAATGATCTGATCCTCGTAGTAGGCGGTGCACTTATCCGGATTAATTTGCAGAACTTTcccttaaagttttttttcaaaggATAGAAATATTAGTGTAACATCATGTTTGTAATATACGAgtagcgttcaagtcaaactgggacttatgatgccatttctggtgaatgaaggtgtaaaccGATCAtagtacagtgatgagattcttagccgcagtaaaaaattttgaatagtgcaaacatttttaaacatggtgaaagacgatcccacagaagtctttcctgtgaacattcagcgagcgAGTGGAAcactgatccttgaaaatcgactgATAACTTGGCACCAACTTGCAGGAGAGATTTATCTGTCATTGAGAAccttacacacaatcattcaccaacaccacgtGCACATTGCCTGTGACCTCCCCAATGCCTAATACCACTGAGCTCCCCctgaacacccccccccccccaccaccaccacatccCTCGCTCTAAaccatttccatatgtttgggaaaattaaaggagttcctggaaggccagtgttCCAGACATGAACCAGGAAGTTAGGTCATGTTCCTGGAGTACTAAGAAGTTTCTACCTCGAtggaactgtgttctgttattctgagcaaacaaaagtccctgtttgacttgaacacgcctcaaagagaaaaagcaacaacaacaaaaaatactcATGAACAAACTGTAACAATTGTGTTAAAATGCTTGTCGTTACATATTAGTGCTCTGAAATGTACCTATTTCTCGTCCCCAGATGTCTTGGATTCGGGAAGGAGAGCTAAGCCTTCTTGAAAGGATCTCTGCCAACATCCTGAgggtaattaaaatttttactatttatttatttatttatttattgttcttgTATTCTGCTCCAGTTTTCAATCATGTAATAAGAGTCCTGGACCTTTCAGGGCAGTCAGTACACCTACTGTACCTCACCTCAGTAAGACTCCAAATACAAATCCATTTATTTGTCCTCAGGCAGGGCCGATGCCCAGACACGTCGCCTTCATTATGGACGGGAACAGACGTTTCGCACGTAAGAAACACGTGGAAAGACAGGAGGGCCACACTCAGGGCTTTGACAAGCTGGCTGAAGTGAGTTCATTCATgcattcagtaaaaaaaaaaaaaactactactactgcaTGTAAATATAAGTGGATATAAAGTAATGAGGTGGTGATTTTGACTGTGATTTACATTGCGCAGTATCACACCACCTCGATTCGTCCTTATTTCAATCAGTTTCTctcagcatttttaaaaaagaagaaaaaaagtgggTGTGGCTACATTTTTGGGACGTTTGTCACCTCTCAGCTTGGGTGTGAAAATGGAAGGGGGGGGTTCCCGCCAAAATACCAGCTTGAGCGGGAGACGTGCAGATGTATGATTTGCAGAATAACATCTAACATCACATACCGGACCAGTTTGGACACACCCtgtaattcatgtttttttttttttttgtggtttattttctacattctagaaaaaCACTTTAGGTTTCAAGACTGTGAAATGACACAAACGGgattatataataaagtaacaacaatgacagtcagttgttattttaagacatgaaggtcagctgttctggaacaatTCTTgcaacagtattgtgtcaagtgcgtttgcaaaacccatcgagCACCATTTAAAGCTGAACACATTTAGAGTTGAAAGTAAATTGATTGATTAGAATACAGGACACCCAGCTTAGAGATTAAAGTCCCAGAATGTTCCATTACGTTAAAACATGCTTAAAAGTGTGATAATAGGAAAACTAATATTCATCAACAAGTATTATTAGAACATTATCCAAATTACTttaaggggcgttcaagtcaaactgggacatttccacatgtttgggtcattaaaggagttcctgggaggccagagtttcagatcAAATTTCCacattgatggtatccaagcactggtaAAACACTgatataagtgcattagtgtagccggggatcatatagagaaataaagtttttcCTCTCATAGCTGTGCACTGTTTTCGCTGCACAaaacaaaagtcccggtttgacttgaacatgcagtatataataataaacatggtCTCTTTTATGACATTTAGATCTTTAATggacaaaactttaaactttgGCACAACATAAATAGAAAAGCTCTACGAGAAACAAATTCGCCATTTTACTCTGCGTACTCCATGTTTTCTCAGACGCTCCGCTGGTGTCTGAACCTGGGCATCCATGAGGTAACGGTGTATGCCTTCAGCATCGAGAACTTCAAACGCTCCAAAGAGGAAGTGGATGGTCTGCTGGCGCTGGCTAAAGAGAAGTTCCTCCGGCTGCTTGAAGAGCAGTGAGTGTGGCAAAGTGGGCACGGTGTTTAATAAATAGATGTGGAAACATGTAGCACGACTcagttaaaaattttattatttttttttttagagagaacCTCAAGAAGCACGGTGTGTGTATTCGGGTCTTGGGAGACCTCACGTTGCTGCCTGAAGATCTCCAGAGGCTCATCGCCAAAGCCGTGGTTTCGACTAGAGCACACACCAGGTAAGGGCATGGATGTAAATAAAAGGGAGTTAgtagtttttataaaatttgcTCAAAATTTGTCAAAgcagcataaaaaaatatagaaagtaataagtagaaagtacagtgtataattacaaaagaaaaagaaaaactatatgATAGTCACACTTTCAAATGAATTGCAGTAGGAGTAATATTGCACGGTTTAAAAAGGTGTTAAGGCACCGTTgctattgtaatttttttttaaatatattaaactatatttaaggttttgtacctacagtatattgtaaaaTTCAAGATATTGTAACGGTATACAACAGTGTGCATTATGATGACTGGTTCTCTAAGAGACGCTTTGATTGTACCAAGCCATTATTTACTTAACAAAACCGCTTTAGTCTCATTTGTCtataggacattgttccagaaacCTTGAGGTTTGTTTTGATGCAGTTTTGTGAAGCTTAGTCCTGGTTCCATGTTCGTTTTAGGCTTTCAAACCACCCATCCCCTTCTAAACAAACCGTACTTGTTCAATCTTTTTCTAATTGTGTCGTCATGGACTGTAACTTAGATGTAGCTCTTAGTTGTTTtattgtacagtggaaccttggattacgagcatcaTTTGTttcggaagtgggctcgtattccaaaacactcgtaaaccaaatccgatttttccataagaaataatggaaacttaaattattcattccacagcccaaaaaaataaatacataaaaataattaatacaaaatataacgtaaaaataaaacaaactaacctgcactttaccttaaaatagtaaaaataaatctcaacagataagtgtttccgtttatgcgcacaggcgctgtgtgtgtgtgttttggtctgTCATTATGTGTGCGCACAAGTAATTTGACAAGATTTAGGAGTGTGTTCATGGGATTTTTTGACCATACTTCCAGatgcgcatttgtgaggtcagacactggcTCCTTCCAGTCTCCGCTCTTATTCATCCCAAAGGGGTTCTATAAGgttgtgcaggccagtcaagttcttaaacactggtgcacagtcatgGCACAACAgacatgttggaactggtgtggggttgtttttcaggagttgcgCTCGGCCCCTTACGCCCAGTGAAAGGAGCTTTTAATGCTTCAGCCTATCAAGACATtatggacaatttcatgctcccaactttgtgggaacagtttgtgGATGGGCCTTTCCAGTTTTAATCTGAGCAACAAGCAAAGTAAGGTCCATTAAGGCATGGATGAGCGAGattggtgtgaaagaacttcACTGGATGAGTTTGATCGAAGACTGGGAAGAGCCAGGTCTTCTTGTCcagcatcagtgtctgacctcacaaatgcgcaaattttttaattcagaaGCTGGACCTCAATTTAACCATCTCTTCTGCCAGGTGTTTTCTGAACGTCTGCTTCGCGTACACATCAAGACATGAAATCGCGAGCGCGGTCCGGGAGATGGCTTGGGGAACCGAGCAGGGCCTCATAAAGTCCAGGTAATCACTCCGACCCCGAGATTGTCATcgcagccgtgtgtgtgtgtgtgaacaatgTGTAATATTCACTTGAGTATCGCAGACGTTTGAAAATCTCATCACTTTCCCCTTGTTACATCTGGGGTCCCGACTCTTTCAGGTAGAAGCTGTTACTGTTTAAATTCAGCGTCAAAAAGAGAAGGTGAGATGTAATTTGGGTCTGCAGCgtgaaggataaaaaaaaaaataaaaaaaaagtgggagCGATATGAGGTGACAGACAGCTAAAGTCTCGAGTTTCAGCAGCACCACattctgatctctctctctatctctctctttctccatgtagctctctctttcttttcctcttcatCTGTAGCTCTTTATCTCTACAGTGTTGATCTtggtctctctccctctctttttctctctctctcttacacactatttctgtctctctatttttgtctatgtctgtctctttttctcttcggCTTCCCCATAGCTTTTTACCTCTCCCACAATGTACGTAGAgcttggtctctctctctctttctctcattctcttcctctttccctGTAGCTCTTTACCTCTCTTGCTCACTTagtttgtctctctgtcccctttccatCCATGTAGCTTTTTTAACCCTCTCCTAGATTGTAGATCTCAGCCTCTGTCCCTccgtatgtctgtctgtctttctcactctctttctctgtagctttttagcttttttcCCTACACTACAGATCTCAggctttctttctctgtctttttttactctgcctccctctttctctctctttatttctgtcttcctctctgtctctgtcttttttttttctccctcttcctctcctgCTGCCTTCGTCTCTCtaacttcctctctctctcgcactttctgcctttcattttctttcttgctttctctcacactctctcacgtTCACACTGTCTCACTGACACCGTAGCGTCCTGCCTGTCCCGATTGctcttctttctctccctgtaactctctgcctctctgtctAATTCCCTTCCTCTTACTTTCTCTAtccaagttttttatctctctgGTCCCTGTCGCTGTCTGCCTCTGATCCTCTTTCATAGTTATTTATATTTCCATACACATCCTGAGCAGATAAGCTGAAGCTGCCGCGTTACTCATATAGCAGCCGGGACAGAACGGAGATCTCGATCAGCGCACCATCAGCTCCTTCATTACTTTCTGTAAAACTGAGatctaaaaatacaattaaagcCTGAGGGCGATGTAAtagcttacaaactaattttactcatttCGTTCATCCAgaaaccttctttttttttttttttttcatttattatttttgaatgcTCGCTTAAGACACAGAGAAAATATAAGACGTGAAAAAATCGAGGTGCATCTAAAGAACCTCGTGTAAAATCTGGTTCTTCTAGCCAGGGCTATGTTATAAtatgggatttatttatttctccctttttatttatttttactacctTTTAAATCCCTTGCATTATATATTTAACTAAATATATTGGTTCGTATAAATGAGTTGAATGTTTATTATGTATataaagaccaacaacattatACTTGGCATGAAAGAGACTTAAATGAACCTGGGTTTCCAAACCCCAGCACCGGTAAGCTGCCCcatgttgggcccctgagcaaggcccttacgctcagatgtataatgagataaaatgtaagtcgctctggatatgGGTGTctaccaaatgctgtaaatgtcatgatagatttattttttaattccagTAAATTATTTCAGATAGATAGAtgtcattatacagtacattatataaattaatgcAGTATTGCAGATGTTATATAGTAAAAAAGGGTGCAAACTGGCAattcaaaataagaaaaaagaggtGAAATGTGCAAACTgtcaatgtatgtgtgtgtaaaaatgactAACATTTTTGCAaacttcatttctttttcaaataattttaacataaatcatttgaagtatttattatgttaaaaaaaacataattatgaaATGATTAAATCACCAATTCTTCAACAAAACTTTCCCCCTCGCTTCGTTTTCTCAAattttctgtgtattttattttatttttttagctttttgccCTTCATTATGGTATTGAGTAAAATTTGTAACATTATAAGCTTCCTCTGCAGGCACAATTTGAAATTAAATCGGCAAATCAGGTAATTTGCTTTCAAAAAACGCATCTTTCTGAACTACAcccaatcattcaccaacaccacttgcacattacagggactcagctgggagttattggcacattccccatacagtcctgaccccaAGTGGAAGAGGCGGTCCGATCagggctccggcgtactgagacaactttctaccttaatagtatccaagcactagtgaaacccttggataagtgcattagtgtagcaggggtttATAAAGAGACATGAAGGGAGTTTTTTCTCTTTGAACTGTGTTTTGTTagtctgcacaatcaaaagtcccagtgtGACTTATTCGCTCCTTGTATAACATGCTAAAATGAGTATTAAAGTGAAAAAGTTATATACAGGGTGGCCCAAAAGCCTGGAGCCATTAgcaaaagattatttaaaagtcAAATGCTGTAAGAAACAGCCTCTGACTTCATGATCCATAGATTCTGAAGATACACACTGAGTAATACAAGAAGGTTGAATGTGTCAGAACTGGtgttgaatgtttttttggACTTCAGATGAGTCTAAAGAATGTCAAGTAGTGTTAGGTCTGGTTCTAACTAATCTTCTGTTGTAGGTTTCAAAGTGATCCTGAATCTAAAAAAATGATGGTCAAGCACGAAATGattcagtataaaaaaaataaaaaataaacagtcaagcACGAAATGATTCATACGCCTGGAAAATTCTGActtaaagttacttttattcaaccagcaagtttttttttaaattagaaatgAGACAGACGTCGCCCAGAAAATAATAAGACGATGTACTGTACGCGAGGcatcattgtaaaaaaaattattactcatcttttatttacatttgaacaaaaaGTGGCATGTCCAAAATGATTCtcaataataaatagaaaagcCTTTATTTGGCTATTAAAGCAATCAAACACTTCTTATAATTGCTGACCAGCTTTTTGCATGGTCCACTGAGCTCCCAACTCTTTTAGGTTGGAGGGTCTCCTTGCCATCACCCTGATCTTTAGCTCGCTCCACAGATTCTCAGTTAGGTTTAAGTCAGGACTCGGGCTGGACCACTGCGAAACATTAATGTTTTCGTCTGCTAACTATTTCTTTGCCActtttgctgtgtgttttgggtgttTTGGGTCGTTGTCGTGCTGAAATGTCCACTGGTGGCCAAGGTAAAGTTTCTGTGCAGACTGCCTGATTGTTGAGAATGTTAATGTAAGCTCCTTTTTCATGGTGCTGTTTACTGTGATTGGGTTCCCTGGTCCACCGactgaaaaacacccccaaaaCATTAGGTTCCCACCACGATGTTACAGTGGGAATGGTGTTCTTAGGGTTGaagtcttctttttttatgcCAAATGAAGGCTACATCGTTTTGgccaaactaataaatttttgtttcatctgaccataaaaCTGAAGTTTTGAAGTCTGAGAAGAATTTGCCAGGGGTTTGAATAATTTTCgggcttatatatatatatatatatatatatatatatatatatatacatacacatggAGTGACCATTTTTCAGTAAGATtgcaaaaactgtaaaaactataaaaaacaatgtgatttttctAAGGCAATGACCTGGGTCGTCTCCAAACTTAAACCCAATTGAAAACTGTTTGACAAAGATGAACAAGGCAGAAGCACACACAGGGATAAATGCCTACGGCTACAGATTTCatttccattgtgtgtgtatgt is a genomic window containing:
- the dhdds gene encoding dehydrodolichyl diphosphate synthase complex subunit DHDDS, whose translation is MSWIREGELSLLERISANILRAGPMPRHVAFIMDGNRRFARKKHVERQEGHTQGFDKLAETLRWCLNLGIHEVTVYAFSIENFKRSKEEVDGLLALAKEKFLRLLEEQENLKKHGVCIRVLGDLTLLPEDLQRLIAKAVVSTRAHTRCFLNVCFAYTSRHEIASAVREMAWGTEQGLIKSSDVSEALLSQCLYTSSSPNPDLLIRTSGEVRLSDFLLWQTSHSCIVFQSVLWPEYSFWNLCEAVLQYQLNYRSIQKARELHMENEAAQQLESDCACVAELLQQGGNGKPVDARSRHAALLSYTASREERVSRFLGALQNKRDTYFEHMSSPTAVA